In Bacillus sp. Cs-700, one genomic interval encodes:
- a CDS encoding DUF1129 family protein: MTKENEKFIQEMRVYLITKGVDEEDIDSFLMEAEDHLTEGEKEGKTADDIFGKSPKAYAKELIASMEQSPKDNRKLIARLIAGVFGIFLVSQFIDGNTAFSLIELIGYPASTVIWLIALIGALRLSSFHNGVKGFLIVYGITMIPMLFTVGVTILHMQYGTDILFLSQPVVFTIGGIIILGLIANFTSLIGILSSLVLMAILFGSQLLIRLFQLEGFGWEIGAYAVSVSGLLLMMNFQKQVPKPSMKG; encoded by the coding sequence ATGACAAAAGAAAATGAGAAATTTATTCAGGAGATGCGCGTGTATCTGATTACGAAAGGGGTGGATGAGGAAGATATTGATAGCTTTCTCATGGAAGCGGAAGATCATCTAACTGAAGGAGAGAAAGAGGGAAAAACAGCAGATGATATTTTTGGGAAATCACCAAAAGCGTATGCGAAAGAGCTTATTGCTTCGATGGAGCAGTCACCAAAGGACAACCGAAAGCTTATTGCGCGATTAATCGCTGGCGTATTTGGAATCTTTTTAGTTTCCCAGTTCATCGATGGAAATACTGCTTTCTCGTTAATTGAACTGATTGGCTATCCGGCTTCGACGGTTATCTGGTTGATCGCACTAATCGGTGCGCTGCGGCTTAGTTCATTTCACAATGGTGTAAAAGGTTTTTTGATTGTATATGGCATAACGATGATTCCGATGCTCTTTACAGTAGGGGTAACGATTCTTCATATGCAGTACGGAACAGACATTTTATTTCTTAGTCAACCAGTTGTTTTTACAATAGGAGGCATCATTATTCTAGGATTAATTGCGAACTTTACCTCTCTTATAGGAATCTTATCAAGCCTGGTATTAATGGCCATTCTTTTTGGCAGCCAGCTCCTTATTCGTCTGTTTCAGTTGGAGGGTTTCGGATGGGAAATAGGCGCCTATGCTGTTAGTGTGAGTGGACTTCTTTTGATGATGAACTTTCAGAAGCAAGTACCGAAACCATCCATGAAAGGCTAG
- a CDS encoding 50S ribosomal protein L7ae — translation MGKCTIDHSYEDVKTKLDNQSPYMPDALVQEAYDFLHQTIIQETLNELFHLLKKYDLASEQDRRNRDAELRKLMQLARRE, via the coding sequence ATGGGGAAATGTACAATTGATCATTCATACGAAGATGTGAAAACAAAGCTCGACAACCAATCACCTTATATGCCTGATGCGCTTGTCCAAGAAGCTTATGACTTCTTACATCAAACGATCATTCAGGAAACGTTGAATGAGCTTTTTCATTTATTAAAGAAATATGATCTTGCTTCAGAACAAGATCGACGAAACCGAGATGCTGAGCTCCGAAAGCTCATGCAGTTAGCTAGAAGAGAATGA
- a CDS encoding XRE family transcriptional regulator: MSDQRETNAQKLAQQVGATLRSIRKEREMSLQDLAEVTDVSKLTLGKIERGEANPSLTVIWKIANGLSIPISSLLAEKEEVVISRSNEGNKVLSSNEDLTLEPMFTNSGYGSLETHRAFLKPGGQYYAEAHQEGVVEYVTVMEGKATVQVLEETYELNKYDSIKFKADQRHGYLNPNLHPAVLHFVMIYPNAKQQP, translated from the coding sequence GTGAGCGATCAAAGAGAAACCAATGCACAAAAACTTGCTCAGCAAGTTGGCGCAACGTTAAGAAGTATTCGAAAAGAGCGAGAAATGAGTTTGCAGGATCTTGCTGAGGTAACGGATGTTAGTAAACTGACGTTAGGGAAAATAGAAAGGGGAGAAGCAAATCCTTCTTTAACAGTCATATGGAAAATAGCGAATGGCCTTTCCATTCCGATCTCCAGTCTACTTGCAGAAAAAGAAGAAGTCGTTATTTCGAGAAGTAACGAAGGAAATAAGGTGTTGAGCTCAAATGAAGATTTAACACTCGAGCCGATGTTTACAAACAGTGGCTATGGTTCTCTTGAAACACATCGTGCTTTTCTAAAACCAGGGGGTCAGTATTATGCTGAGGCGCACCAAGAGGGTGTGGTCGAATATGTGACAGTCATGGAAGGAAAGGCGACCGTTCAAGTTCTGGAGGAAACATATGAATTAAACAAGTATGATTCAATTAAATTTAAGGCAGATCAGCGACATGGTTATCTCAATCCTAACCTTCATCCAGCCGTGCTTCATTTCGTCATGATCTATCCTAATGCTAAACAACAACCATAG
- a CDS encoding SulP family inorganic anion transporter, with product MNVSSIKQDWFGNVKNDTLAGIVVGLALIPEAIAFSIIAGVDPMVGLYASFCIAVVISFVGGRPGMISAATGAMALLMVTLVADHGLQYLLAATILTGVIQFFLGVFKLARFMKFVPRSVMIGFVNSLAILIFTSQLQHFVGESWPMYLMVAGALAIIYIVPRFTKAVPSPLIAIVVITIVAISLNSGVRTVGDMGELTQALPLFLIPSIPLNFETLAIIFPYSMALAVVGLLETFLTAQIVDDLTDTDSNKNKEAKGQGMANVVAGFFGGMAGCAMIGQSVINVKSGGRGRLSTFVAGVFLMILILLLNDLLVKIPMAALVGVMIMVSIGTFDWGSLKNLHKMPRSDAAVMVVTVITVVTTHDLSKGVLAGVILSALFFASKISKVRVEEKIDELAEKKIYHIHGQLFFASVTDFVNSFDYKEEGIKAVEIDLSDAHVWDDSGVGAVDKVIMKFRQNEIDVKVTGVNQESSQLIDRLAVYNK from the coding sequence TTGAACGTATCTTCGATTAAACAAGATTGGTTTGGCAATGTGAAAAACGATACCTTAGCTGGCATCGTAGTTGGACTTGCCTTAATCCCAGAAGCGATTGCCTTTTCCATTATCGCTGGAGTCGATCCAATGGTTGGACTATACGCAAGCTTTTGTATCGCCGTAGTGATTTCGTTCGTTGGCGGTAGACCAGGAATGATTTCTGCAGCAACAGGGGCTATGGCGCTACTGATGGTAACGCTAGTCGCCGATCACGGACTTCAATATTTACTTGCAGCAACTATCTTAACAGGTGTTATCCAATTCTTTCTTGGCGTATTCAAACTTGCTCGCTTTATGAAGTTTGTTCCACGCTCTGTCATGATTGGATTTGTTAACTCACTGGCTATTTTAATTTTCACTTCACAGCTTCAACACTTTGTTGGTGAATCTTGGCCAATGTATCTAATGGTAGCAGGTGCTCTTGCGATTATTTATATTGTCCCACGCTTCACAAAAGCTGTTCCATCACCACTTATCGCAATCGTTGTTATCACAATCGTAGCGATTTCGCTAAACAGTGGCGTACGAACAGTTGGCGATATGGGTGAATTAACGCAAGCATTACCGTTATTTTTGATCCCAAGTATTCCACTGAATTTTGAAACACTTGCAATTATCTTTCCTTATTCAATGGCTTTAGCTGTTGTTGGTTTGCTTGAAACGTTCTTAACTGCACAAATCGTGGATGATCTAACAGACACGGATAGCAATAAGAACAAAGAAGCAAAAGGTCAGGGTATGGCAAACGTAGTTGCAGGATTTTTCGGAGGAATGGCTGGTTGTGCGATGATCGGACAATCGGTGATTAACGTGAAATCAGGTGGACGAGGTCGCTTATCGACATTCGTCGCTGGTGTTTTCTTAATGATTTTAATTTTACTATTAAACGATCTACTCGTTAAAATACCAATGGCAGCCCTTGTCGGCGTTATGATTATGGTTTCAATCGGTACATTTGATTGGGGCTCACTGAAAAACCTTCATAAAATGCCGCGTTCAGACGCTGCCGTGATGGTTGTTACGGTTATTACGGTTGTCACAACACATGATCTATCAAAAGGTGTTCTTGCCGGGGTTATTCTAAGTGCCCTATTCTTTGCTTCTAAAATCTCAAAAGTACGCGTTGAAGAAAAAATCGACGAACTTGCTGAGAAAAAGATCTATCACATTCACGGTCAGCTTTTCTTCGCATCTGTTACTGACTTTGTAAATAGCTTTGATTACAAAGAAGAAGGCATTAAAGCTGTCGAAATCGACTTATCTGATGCTCACGTCTGGGATGACTCAGGGGTTGGTGCTGTTGATAAAGTGATTATGAAATTCAGACAAAACGAGATCGATGTGAAAGTAACTGGTGTGAACCAAGAGAGTTCACAACTCATTGATCGTTTAGCCGTTTATAATAAATAA
- a CDS encoding multidrug resistance efflux transporter family protein, producing the protein MKEIALGILASMFFAVTFILNRSMELAGGSWMWSASLRFLFMVPFLLIIVLVRRNMKQVLIEMKKHPIQWFSWSFVGFVLFYAPLTYAASYGSGWLVAGTWQITIVAGILVAPLFYSTVQTRLGPIKKRHRIQTRALLISTIILAGVILIQWQKASDLSWNEVFIGILPVLLASFAYPLGNRKMMEICDGRLDTFQRVFGMTLASLPFWIMICLFAIPNVGLPSSGQVIQSFIVAVCSGVIATTLFFIATDRVRRHQSKLASVEATQSTQVLFVLAGEGIFLSSPLPNTIAWIGMMLIITGIILHSFRVKMMNRLPVEVVK; encoded by the coding sequence ATGAAGGAAATAGCGCTCGGCATTCTCGCCTCTATGTTTTTCGCAGTCACATTTATACTGAATCGATCAATGGAACTAGCAGGCGGTAGCTGGATGTGGAGCGCTTCTCTTCGTTTCCTCTTCATGGTTCCTTTTCTTCTTATTATTGTACTCGTTAGACGGAACATGAAACAAGTTCTTATTGAAATGAAGAAGCACCCCATCCAATGGTTCAGCTGGAGTTTTGTAGGATTCGTCTTATTTTATGCGCCGTTAACCTACGCTGCATCATATGGATCAGGGTGGCTTGTTGCTGGCACGTGGCAAATTACAATTGTAGCCGGTATTCTTGTTGCGCCACTTTTTTATTCAACTGTACAAACGAGACTTGGGCCAATAAAAAAACGCCATCGCATCCAAACGAGGGCGCTTCTTATATCTACCATCATTCTCGCAGGTGTTATTCTCATTCAATGGCAAAAAGCGAGCGATCTTTCATGGAACGAAGTTTTCATCGGCATTCTTCCTGTCCTACTTGCCTCATTTGCCTATCCGCTTGGAAATCGAAAAATGATGGAGATTTGCGACGGACGTCTTGATACGTTTCAGCGTGTGTTCGGCATGACGCTTGCCAGTCTGCCTTTTTGGATCATGATCTGTCTATTTGCCATTCCGAACGTCGGTCTTCCTTCTAGTGGACAGGTGATTCAATCCTTTATTGTAGCCGTCTGTTCAGGAGTTATCGCGACAACCCTATTCTTCATCGCAACGGATCGTGTGAGACGTCATCAATCGAAGCTTGCCTCCGTTGAAGCGACGCAATCAACGCAAGTCTTGTTTGTTCTCGCTGGTGAGGGAATCTTTCTATCTAGTCCACTCCCAAATACGATCGCATGGATCGGTATGATGCTTATCATTACTGGCATTATTTTGCATAGTTTTCGTGTAAAAATGATGAACCGATTACCAGTAGAGGTAGTTAAGTAA
- a CDS encoding PadR family transcriptional regulator, with the protein MQTTQMLKGIIDGCILSIIHEGEVYGYELASKLDSYGFESFSEGTIYPILLRLQKDKLIQSTLKKSTAGPKRKYYSLTEKGVEELAGFQKRWNHLSTTVNQILHKGE; encoded by the coding sequence ATGCAAACGACACAAATGTTAAAAGGCATTATTGATGGCTGTATTTTATCCATCATTCATGAAGGAGAAGTTTATGGCTACGAGCTTGCCTCAAAGCTTGATTCGTACGGGTTTGAGTCGTTTAGTGAAGGAACAATTTATCCCATTCTCCTTCGCCTGCAGAAAGATAAGTTAATTCAGTCAACCTTAAAAAAATCAACTGCGGGTCCGAAACGAAAGTATTATTCATTAACGGAAAAAGGAGTGGAAGAATTGGCAGGTTTTCAAAAGAGATGGAATCATTTAAGTACAACAGTGAATCAAATTTTACACAAGGGGGAGTAA
- a CDS encoding DHHA1 domain-containing protein, producing MTTKLYYNDPYITTFTAGKCEQFTDDENRSYVILDQTAFYPTGGGQPYDTGTLNGVQVHDVEEVEGEVRHYVDGTLDEEQVKGEINWTRRFDHMQQHAGQHILSAAFEDRLGYSTVSFHLGQEVCTIDLDVAQLSEDDAAVAEAFANDVIQQNLPIETKWVNEEELAQYSLRKQLAVSEDIRLVMIPNVDYSGCGGTHPSSTGQVRAISLLKIEKQKKQTRVHFVCGERVTKELRTKQAVIQGLTNVLSVPESKLVDAAERVLHQSKEYEKTIDELNEKLLSFEAKELVQSAEMIHDQKVVQLISSQHGMKELQKLAKMILKEDSEVVVFFISESDQKLQIVCGRGEEIERDMNLTLKKVLPFINGKGGGKKDFAQGGGEPIRSAEEVLIELVKATFQ from the coding sequence ATGACGACAAAATTATATTATAACGATCCCTACATAACGACTTTTACCGCTGGGAAATGTGAGCAGTTTACCGATGATGAGAATCGCTCATACGTCATTTTAGATCAAACGGCGTTTTACCCAACTGGTGGCGGTCAGCCGTATGATACTGGAACACTAAATGGCGTGCAGGTTCACGACGTAGAAGAAGTGGAAGGCGAAGTACGTCACTATGTCGATGGCACGCTTGACGAAGAGCAGGTTAAAGGAGAAATTAACTGGACAAGACGCTTTGATCATATGCAGCAGCATGCAGGACAGCACATTCTTTCAGCAGCTTTTGAAGATCGGCTTGGATATAGCACAGTCAGCTTTCATCTTGGTCAAGAAGTTTGTACGATTGATTTAGATGTTGCACAACTGAGTGAAGACGATGCCGCAGTAGCAGAAGCGTTTGCAAATGATGTCATCCAACAAAACCTTCCGATTGAAACAAAGTGGGTAAATGAAGAAGAGCTTGCACAGTATTCTCTTCGCAAGCAGCTCGCTGTGTCAGAAGATATTCGTCTCGTGATGATCCCGAACGTTGACTATAGCGGTTGTGGTGGGACACATCCTTCTTCGACTGGCCAGGTAAGGGCAATTTCACTATTAAAAATCGAAAAACAGAAAAAACAAACCCGTGTTCATTTTGTTTGTGGTGAGCGTGTGACGAAAGAACTGCGAACAAAACAAGCGGTTATACAAGGACTTACGAACGTATTGAGCGTTCCGGAATCAAAGCTTGTTGATGCAGCTGAACGTGTTCTTCATCAATCAAAAGAATATGAAAAAACGATTGATGAGTTAAATGAAAAGCTTCTTTCCTTTGAGGCGAAAGAATTAGTACAATCAGCGGAAATGATCCATGATCAAAAAGTCGTTCAACTGATTTCATCTCAACATGGAATGAAAGAGCTACAAAAGCTAGCGAAAATGATTCTTAAGGAAGATTCAGAGGTTGTCGTCTTTTTCATTAGTGAAAGCGATCAGAAGCTTCAGATCGTGTGTGGCAGAGGAGAAGAAATCGAACGAGATATGAATCTTACCTTAAAAAAAGTACTCCCTTTCATTAATGGTAAAGGTGGAGGAAAGAAAGACTTTGCACAGGGGGGAGGAGAACCCATTCGCTCGGCAGAAGAAGTGTTAATTGAACTAGTAAAGGCCACATTTCAATAA
- a CDS encoding DUF1801 domain-containing protein — MYELKTKETDNSVIEFIESVDHPKKREDGYRLLDLFTETTGYEAKMWGPSIIGFGSYHYQYATGHEGDAPLVGFSPRKAKISLYLAQGEPERENALERLGKHKTGKACVYVNKLDDIDLDVLKEMIRQSVDYLKELYPEGS, encoded by the coding sequence ATGTACGAATTAAAAACGAAAGAAACGGACAATAGTGTCATTGAATTTATTGAAAGTGTCGATCATCCGAAAAAGCGAGAAGATGGATACCGGTTGTTAGATCTATTTACTGAAACAACGGGATATGAAGCGAAAATGTGGGGGCCAAGCATTATTGGTTTTGGCTCGTATCATTATCAATACGCGACGGGTCATGAAGGAGATGCGCCACTCGTAGGATTCTCACCAAGGAAAGCAAAAATTAGCTTATATCTCGCTCAAGGTGAACCGGAACGCGAGAACGCACTTGAGCGATTGGGTAAGCATAAGACAGGTAAGGCGTGCGTATACGTGAATAAGTTAGACGATATCGATCTTGATGTTTTGAAAGAGATGATTCGACAGTCAGTTGATTACTTGAAAGAGTTATATCCTGAGGGTTCTTAA
- a CDS encoding site-2 protease family protein, translating to MFTFNDIPMFLVNFFVILPIVTLVHEAGHVLVARLFGGKVKFCIGTGRTLFHIGPLEIRRKYFMEGWCQYEELKYNKTWAHIAIYLSGSLFNLIVILIINYLITSNMIPVTLFFYQFTYFSIYFIFFSLMPFRNDDGRPSDGMAVFDVLRYGKSVDPID from the coding sequence ATGTTTACGTTTAATGATATCCCAATGTTTCTAGTGAATTTCTTCGTTATCCTACCAATTGTCACGCTCGTCCATGAAGCTGGTCACGTGCTTGTTGCCAGACTATTTGGAGGTAAAGTGAAATTTTGTATCGGTACAGGACGCACGCTTTTTCATATAGGTCCACTAGAAATTCGAAGAAAGTACTTTATGGAAGGTTGGTGTCAGTACGAGGAGTTGAAATATAATAAAACCTGGGCACACATCGCCATTTACTTAAGTGGTAGTTTGTTTAATTTAATCGTTATTTTAATCATAAACTATTTGATCACGTCAAACATGATTCCTGTTACGCTCTTTTTCTATCAATTTACTTATTTCTCCATCTACTTCATTTTCTTCTCTCTTATGCCTTTTCGCAATGATGATGGGAGACCAAGTGACGGGATGGCTGTCTTT